The sequence GATGATCTGATTCCAGTTGCGGATAAAGCCGTTAAAGCAGGAAAATCTGACCAAGCCATCTTTCAGCTATTTTCCAGAGGAATAGCAACCCAACGCGATGAATGGGTTTATGATTTTAGCCGAGAACAGTTAGAGGAAAAGATACGTTTCTTTGTCGATGTTTATCAAGCAACCTTGAATGATAAAGACTATCCAGATAGAGAGATGATCAAATGGGATGCTGATTTAAGAAAGTATCTAGAAAGAGGAATACAAAAATCTTTCTCTGATCAGCAAATCGTAAAATCTCTATATCGTCCGTATATCAAAAGTAATTTGTATCTGGATAGACACTTCAATGGGAGAGTCTATCAATGGTTGAATATTTTCAAATCTAATGACACTAAAAATCTTTACATTGCTATCAATGCAAGCGGTAGTTCTAAACCTTTTCATTGTTTAGCAAGTCAATCTATTATTGATTTACATTGTACAGGGGACTCTCAATGTCTCCCTCGTTATCGTTATGACCAAGAAGGAAACCCAATTGATAACATCACCGACTGGGGACTAAAGCAATTTCAAAATCATTACAACAACACCAACATCAGTAAAGATGATATTTTCCATTACACCTATGCGGTTTTAAATAACCCTAACTATCGAGAAAAATATGAACTTAACCTGAAACGAGACTTCCCTCGCCTTCCCTTCTACGACAACTTTTCCCAATGGGTGAAATGGGGAGAGAAACTGATGGCATTACATCTCAACTACGAAACCATCAATCCTTATCCACTCCAACGTATTGATCTTCCTTTACCCGACAATCAACACCAACCCAAAGTTAAACTCAAAGCCGATAAAACTAACAATAAAATTATCCTCGATAGCATCACCACTCTAGACAGTATCCCCGAACAAGTCTGGGAATATCGCTTAGGAAACCGTTCTGCGATTGAACGAGAGCGCGACAGTCCCTAATCGAGCGCGAAGCGGATTAGGGAACGTGCCGTATAAACGCTTGGGGAAATCCTCACTTCCTCGTCGCTTCGCTCCTGCGTCGCTGCGTCCAAGCGACAGGCACTCACCGATAGCGCGGATATCAAAAGGTTCAAGTGCGTTGAGATATCCCTATTTTTGAGGTAGTCTTCTTATCCAATCTCTTACTGCTTGCGCCTGAGTCCACCCTTTGCTTTCAGCAAATCTCTTTAGTTTGTCTTGCTCTTCTTCTGATAAGCGGATTTTAATAAATTTATCTCTAGTTGTCATGTAGGCTTTTTGTAGGCTATACTAAACTAAGTCTAACAGAAACGGGTTATGGTAACAACACGCCGAATTACCTTCAGACTTTATCCCAACAAGTCAGCAGTTAGTAAACTCCACTACGCGAGGAAAGCCCACTGCGACTTATACAATGCTGCTCTTTCAAACCGAAAGGTGCAATATCAAAGGTTTGGAAACTCGGTGAGTTACTTTGACCAACAAAATAGTCTTCCCGCGTTTAAGGAAGAATTACCCGAATATAAAGAGTTTGGAAGCCATAGCCTCCAAGCTACCTTAAAACGGGTTGATTTTGCATTTCAACGCTTTTTCAAAGGCTTAGCTAAGTATCCTAAATTCAAAGCCAAACGGAAATATCGTGGGTGGACATACCCTTGTCGTTCAGGATGGAAAGCACATACAGAAGGAAAACACGGCTATCTCGAACTTAAAGATTTGGGCTTAAAGATTCGGATGCGTGGACAAGCCCGAACTTGGGGGAAACCTACCACTTGTACAATTGTTTGGGATGGTCAAAACTGGTATGCAAGCATCACTGTCAAATGCGAACCCGTTAGAGAGACTGGGACAGGTGCAATCGGGCTAGATTTCGGATGCAAGTCTGCTATAGCGGGGTCTAACGGAGATTTCATCGAAGCACCGAAGTTTCAAACTAGAGCAAAAACTAAAGAGAACCGACTAAATAAAAAGCTGAGGCGCAAACGCCGTCCCGAAAAGCGTAAAGTTAAGGCTTCTCGTCGTTGGAAAAAGTACCAGAAACAAATCAGTAAGGTTAAAAGAAAAGTTGCCAATCAGCGTCATGATTGGTCACATCAGGTCGCCTCACAAATCGTTAGCAGTAATAGCTTGGTGGCGACAGAGCAACTTAATCTAAAAGGGATGACCCGCAAGGCTAAAGCCAAAGGTAAACGTCAAAAAACAGGGCTTAATCGGTCAATGCTTGATGTGGCTATTGGGATGACCAAGGACAATCTCAAGTATAAGGTTGAGGAAGCGGGTGGGATTTATAGCGAAGCCCCGACTCGGACACTTAAACCCACTCAAAGATGTGCAAAGTGTTGGGAAATCACCAAGAAGACCTTAAGTGATCGGGTTCATCATTGCCAGCATTGCGATCATCAAGAAGATAGAGACATTAACGCTGCTCAAGTCATGCTTGAGTGGGCGAGGGGGCAGGAACTGTCCTCGTCAGACGTGGAGTTGCCAACCTCTGTCGATTGCGGAAGCATGGGAAAAGTTGGAGCAAAGAAACGTCAGAAACCGCAAGCTCAGACGTAAGTCGGCTTGCGCGTAGTTCATTGGATTCTAGATCAATACAAAGAAAAGAAACCTCGCGACAAAACGATCGCGCAGCACTTTAACACCTATCGCTTTTCCAACCATAAAGAAACCGCTATTGATCTCATTCAGCGCATCTGTACCGTCAGCCTTGAAACCATAGAAATTACTCAACAAATGTCAAATAACTAATAACATTTCGATCATCTAGTGCTACACAGTGGCTTAAAAAACAAAAGAAATAACATCTCCTACCCCAGCATGAGATTAACAAAAACAAACTTCCTGTACTAAAAGATGAGAGTTATTTATATTACAGACCTTAACAAAGAACGAAAAACGGAAATTTCAGGGATGTGGACTTGCTCATTAACTTTTTTCATGATACTATCTTCTTAGATAATGGGAAGTAGTGCCAAAAATAAAAATAGCCACTCCAAACCCTGTAACTTCGTAGTTAACTCCGTATTTTCACCCTTGACACAGCAAAACGGAAAAGACTTTCTCAATGTAAAGAAACGTAAAGCAAAAGTCATTTGAGTTGACAAAAGAATCGAAACATGATAAGAGCTACAAACGCTTAACTGAAATGAGTCACCATTTGTTGACTTTGAGGGATGAGGCTCAAGTCTTCTCTCTCTATGAGAGAAGCAGAAAATGAGGAAACTTGCTTTCAACTTGATCGGTTGATCGCCGAGGGAGTCAGCCTCTGCAAGTGAGAATTAAGAGAAGGGACTGAACTAGAGAAAAGCAGCAATCTTTTCAGGAAATTAGCGAAGAATAGCCAGAATTGAAATCGAGCGCGATCGCGCCCATCGAAGATAGCTCATTGCCGTCCTCAAAATCGATCCCACGAAATTCCAAAAAGATTAAAGAATTGTTACTGCACCGTGATATGATTTCTCGTGGCTCGTTTAAGTCACGTCATCAATCTCGACCCGAAC comes from Halothece sp. PCC 7418 and encodes:
- a CDS encoding DNA-binding protein, which gives rise to MTTRDKFIKIRLSEEEQDKLKRFAESKGWTQAQAVRDWIRRLPQK
- a CDS encoding RNA-guided endonuclease TnpB family protein, which codes for MVTTRRITFRLYPNKSAVSKLHYARKAHCDLYNAALSNRKVQYQRFGNSVSYFDQQNSLPAFKEELPEYKEFGSHSLQATLKRVDFAFQRFFKGLAKYPKFKAKRKYRGWTYPCRSGWKAHTEGKHGYLELKDLGLKIRMRGQARTWGKPTTCTIVWDGQNWYASITVKCEPVRETGTGAIGLDFGCKSAIAGSNGDFIEAPKFQTRAKTKENRLNKKLRRKRRPEKRKVKASRRWKKYQKQISKVKRKVANQRHDWSHQVASQIVSSNSLVATEQLNLKGMTRKAKAKGKRQKTGLNRSMLDVAIGMTKDNLKYKVEEAGGIYSEAPTRTLKPTQRCAKCWEITKKTLSDRVHHCQHCDHQEDRDINAAQVMLEWARGQELSSSDVELPTSVDCGSMGKVGAKKRQKPQAQT